Proteins from one Sordaria macrospora chromosome 1, complete sequence genomic window:
- a CDS encoding mitochondrial 37S ribosomal protein bS16m codes for MVLKLRLARFGRRNAPVYNVVVAHARTARNSKPLEVIGTYDPIPKKDTYDTSGKLHKDIKLDLTRAKYWIGVGAQPTDTVRRLLSYVGIMRPKYKNSTRGQIEQKTDA; via the exons ATGGTCCTCAAGCTCAGACTCGCCCGGTTTGGGCGCAGGAATGCCCCCGTCtacaacgttgttgttgcccacGCCAG AACCGCCCGCAACAGCAAGCCTCTCGAGGTCATCGGCACATACGACCCCATTCCCAAGAAGGACACCTACGACACCTCGGGGAAGTTGCACAAGGACATCAAGTTGGACCTCACGAGGGCCAAGTACTGGATTGGTGTGGGAGCTCAGCCGACCGACACTGTTCGGAGGTTATTGTCCTAT GTCGGTATCATGAGGCCCAAGTACAAGAACTCGACGCGGGGGCAGATCGAGCAGAAGACCGACGCTTGA